ATTGCTTTAAACGTCCCCATTTTCTTCCCTGCCTTATCTTGGATTTACTGTGCTTTCTGCTATCGCTACCACAAGTTCAGCTGTTTTCACAAGCTCCTCGATTGGCATTTTTTCATTTTTCGTGTGAATCTCTTCATAACCGACAGCCAAATTAACAGTTGGAATGCCATGACCAGCAATTACGTTGGCGTCACTGCCTCCGCCGCTCGTCAGAAGCTCGCAGCTTCGCCCGATTTTTTCCGCTGCCTGCTTAGCTACTTCAACTACTAAGTCACCGTCCTGATATTTAAAACCTGGATACATAATGTCAATATTAACTTCAGCTCTTGCTCCCATTTCCTCTGCTGCTTGTTCGAAGGCGTTTTTCATTTTTTGAACCTGAGCTTCCATCTTTTCCGCGTCCAACGAACGAGCTTCAGCGAGAATATCCACCTGATCGCAGACGATATTTGTTTGAGTACCGCCTTCAAATCTGCCGATGTTTGCAGTCGTCTCACTATCGATTCTTCCAAGCGGCATTTTTGAGATGGCTTTCGAAGCAACTGTTATTGCAGAAATCCCTTTTTCAGGAGCCACGCCGGCATGGGCTGTTTTACCGTAAATCGTTGCTTTTACTTTTGCTTGTGTCGGTGCCGCAACGATAATATTTCCTACTTTTCCGTCTGAATCAAGAGCATAGCCATATTTTGCAATTAGTAGTGATGGGTCAAGCGCCTTTGCTCCCAATAGCCCTGATTCTTCGCCAACCGTAATGACAAATTGAATTGTTCCATGCGGAATCTGCTTTTCCTTCAGAACCCTGATTGCTTCCAACATAGCAGCAAGCCCTGCTTTGTCATCAGCACCCAAAATTGTCTTTCCGTCTGTTTTCACGTATCCTCCCTCAATGACAGGCGTCACTCCGTTTCCTGGAACGACTGTGTCCATATGAGAAGTGAAATAAATCGCATCTGCATCAGTTGTACCTTCAAGAGTACAAATAAGATTGCCTGCTCCATGGCCGGTAATTGATGTCGTATCGTCTTCAATGACGGAAAGACCAAGATCTTGAAACTTTTTCTTTAAAACTTTGCAAATTTCAGCTTCGTGCTTTGTTTCCGAGTCTATTTGAACAAGCTCTAGAAATTCTTCTATTAATCGTTTTTCATCGATCACTTTGATAACCTCCCAAATTTATAGCGGAATGTTTCCGTGTTTTTTTAAAGGTCTCATATCACATTTGTTTTTCAACATTTCCAAGGCATGAATCAGCATTTTTCTGGTTTCACTCGGCTCAATAATATCATCTATCATCCCAGCTTCTGCGGCTTTATATGGATTGGCAAATTGTTTCCGGTACTCTTGAATTTTCTGTGTCCTGGTTCCATCAGGATCATCGGATTGCTCGATTTCCTTTGCATAAATGATAGAGGCTGCTCCCTCAGGTCCCATGACTGCGATTTCGGCATTTGGCCAGGAAAATACAAAATCAGCCCCGATCGCTTTACTGTTTAATGCAACATATGCCCCTCCGTATGCTTTCCGCAAAATCACGGTGATCTTAGGGACAGTGGCTTCCGCATATGCATATATGATTTTGGCTCCATGTCTGATAATGCCTTCGTGCTCTTGCTTAATGCCCGGAAAAAAACCTGTAACATCTTCAAATGTAATCAGAGGAATGTTAAAAGAATCACAAAACCTGATAAATCGGGCAGATTTATCAGCAGCATCAATATCCAGGCTGCCTGCCAATGTTTTCGGCTGATTGGCAATGATACCTGCCGCCTCGCCATTTACTCGAGCAAAACCGATGACAATATTTTTGGCGAAGTTCTGTTGTACCTCCATAAACGAGGCTATGTCAACGATCTCTTCAATCACTCTCCTGACATCATAGGTTTTGCAGCTTTCTGTCGGTACTAGCTCGGACAGGGCTGGCCGATCATGATTTTCGTCTGGAATGATTGAAGCACTGGGAGGCTTTCTCTCAAAATGCTGCGGCAAATAAGTAAGGAGTTTTTTTACCTTTTCTAATAGCTTTTCCTCAGTTCTCTCAAAAAAATGGGCATTTCCACTAATCGAATTATGTACTTGAGCACCACCAAGACTCTCTGAGCTTATATGCTCACCAGTGACAGCTTCAATGACTTTAGGACCAGTGATAAACATATTACTCGTTTTTTCGGCCATAAAAACAAAATCAGTCATTGCCGGTGAATAAACCGCTCCGCCTGCACAAGGTCCTAGTATGACAGAGATTTGCGGAATGATACCCGAGTAAAGGACATTACGGTAAAAAACTTGTCCGTATCCATCTAATGATACCACACCCTCTTGAATTCTCGCACCACCTGAATCGTTCAAACCGATGAAGGGTGTTTTGTTCGATGCAGCAAGATCCATGACAGCCGCTATTTTCTTCGCATGTACCTCTCCAAGCGTCCCGCCGTAAACTGTGAAATCCTGAGAAAACAGATACACTGGCCTTCCGTTTATTTTCCCATAGCCTGTGACAACGCCGTCTCCGGGATAACGGGTTTTTATTCCGGGATCCCTGCTCTCCATGAATGTATACAGTTCCACGAACGAATCTGGATCTAATAAGAAATCGATTCTTTCTCTTGCCGTCAGCTTTCCTTTTTGCATCTGCCGATCAATTTTTTGTTCGCCTCCGCCGGCCTCAGCCAACCTTCTTTTTTCATACAGCTTAGTTAGATGATCGTACATATCCACTTTACCTGTCTCCTTTCCTATCGGTTTCATATAAGAACACAGCGAGTAGATCCGGGAGATATACAATATCTATAAAATTTGTTTCTTCATTCAAATCGTCTGCTTCTATAACATATGCAAACATTCACTAATATTTGTACTGATCCTGCTTTTTCATATTTTTGCTGAATCGGAATTTCTAAACACGGTTAAAATCTAAATATCCTGCCGGGCCATATTTCATCACATCTTGTCATGCTTGTCCTATGATAAAAAACAAGATAAAATAAGAGAAAGCAATTTGAACGGAGGTTGTAAAATGCAGCGAAAGGCAATAAAAATAATGGCGATCATAATGGCTGCAATCATGTTAATCAGCACGTTGTTAACCGGAGCGGCCTTATTTTTATAGAACGAAAAAGCCTGACACAGTTCTTGATGTGTCAGGCTTTTCTATTAGGCATCCTTGAGTTTTTTTGCGGGTTTTAATCCTTTAAAATAGCTTTTGATAACAAGGTACTGCTCCATCTCGCCAATAAAATGGAACAGTGCTGCCCTCACTTCAAATTCCTCTCGTGTTTTCGGAAGCGGCATGTCTTTGAATTCCTCTCGCATTTCGCACAATTCCCGCAAAAACTTATGGGCAGTATTGCCCGGATGAATATGCTCTTTTAAATCTCGGATGAACACTGCAATTTTTTTGCTTTGTTCACCCGAAATGGGAATAGAGGTTAAAATCGGTAATGAGCGTTCGATGATCTCGAACTGTTTTTCGCGCATTTTAAAATAATGGTAATATAAATTTTCATGCCGCATCATATGATTTTCAACATCTCGGAATGCTAAACTTTTTGCTTTATTGATATGGTCGTGCGTTTTATGAATTTCCTTTCCTGTCCAGTCCTGTTTTCCTGTTAAAAGATAGTTTTCAATCTTCTCGAATATTTCAGCGAAATCGTCCTCTATTTTTTGCTGATAAGCCTTTAAATCTTTTTCAAGATTAGGCATATAGAGGTTCATAACCAAGGCAAAGATGATACCGATGATAAGCAGCATCAGTTCATTTTTTATCAGCGATAACGTAATCCCGTTTGACATATATAAATGCAGAATAATGACAGAGCTAGTTACGACGCCTTCTTTTACTTTAGTATATACGGTCAACGGAATAAATAATAAGATTAAAATCCCTATAGCGAAAGGGTTATACCCGAGAAATTCAAACACAAGATAAGATAATATTATGGCAATACAACATGCGGCAAATCTTGCCCATGATGCTTGTAGTGATCGTTTTTGAGTAACTTGGATACAAAGAATCGTAATGATTCCGGCTGAAGCAAAATTGTGCAAATTCAATAATTGGGCTGTAAATATGGCCAAGGCCGTACCCAATGCAGTTTTTACCGTTCGGTAACCTATTTTAAACATTATAAACCCTTTCTGTGCTGTCAATTTAAATTTTCATTTCAAATTTGGCAAAGACTATTCTAAACGATTTTTCACAAAAAGTCTTGCTTATTTTATCCTTGCTTTAGAAAAAATTTAAGATAGTCTTAGAACAATTGTTTACCATGGTTAAACTTGTTGGGCTCAGCACAGCTGTCACGCTACTTCAAGTGGGATTGCAGCATCCATAAAAATCAATAACAAACTTTGGTTTGCAAGTGTTTTCACTATTATTATTAGCCCATTATCATTTGCAATCAAAACTTTTTTCTTTATATAATAACAAAGTTGCCGATTTTTGCTTCTAATTGGAAAAACTAAAATATCTATTTCTAGTGAGGTGTGTAAATGGAACCAAAAGTAGTAGTAAATAACGTAACAAAGGTTTTCGGCAAATCGAAGCGAAACGCCATAAAATTACTCGAGGAAGGTTATTCGAAAAATGAAATCTTAAAGGAAACGGGAGCAACGGTTGGAGTCAATAAAGCCAGCTTCGAAATCTATCCTGGTGAAATTTTTGTCGTAATGGGCCTTTCCGGAAGCGGAAAGTCAACGCTTATCCGTATGTTAAATCGATTGATCGAACCGACAATTGGCCATGTTTTGATTGATAACGAAGACATTGTAAAAATGAACGCTCAAGCTTTAAGAGACGTCCGGAGGAAAAAGATAAGCATGGTTTTTCAGAACTTTGCTTTATTTCCTCATAAAACGGTTCTAGAAAATACGGAACATGGACTTGTCATCCAGAAGGTTCCTGCTGCAGAACGAAAAGAAAAAGCCAGACAAGCATTAGAGGTCGTAGGACTTAAAGGGTACGAAGATCAATACCCTTCCCAATTAAGCGGGGGCATGCAGCAAAGGGTCGGACTTGCCCGGGCTCTTACAAGCGATACAGACATTTTATTAATGGATGAAGCGTTTAGTGCTTTGGACCCATTAATTCGCAAAGACATGCAAAGTGAGCTATTAGAGATTCAAGAAACGATGAAAAAAACAATTATTTTTATTACTCACGATCTTGATGAAGCTTTGCGAATCGGTGACAGAATTGCTTTAATGAAAGACGGCAGTGTGATTCAAATCGGAACACCTGAAGAAATCATGATGAATCCTGCAAATGAATACGTAGAACAGTTCATTGAGGATGTGGATCTCTCGAAAGTCTTAACGGCTTCTCATGTTCAAAAACAGGCGGAACGAATTACTCCTGACCGCGGTCCGAGGGTAGCACTGCAAATCATGAAGGAGCAAGGATACTCAAGCATATTCATCGTAGATCGAAAACAAAAACTGCTGGGTGCCATCACTGCTGATGACGCATCGAATGCAGTCAAAGAAAACAAATCGGTTGAAGATGTGATGCAAAAGGATATCGTTACAGTTCATGAAGATACACTGCTTGCGGATGTAATAGATGCCCTTTCGACTTCAGCGCTTCCACTTGCTGTAGTTGACGCGGAAAACCGATTAAAAGGCGTGATTATCAGAGGGGCTGTAATTGGAGCTCTCGCCGGCAATAAAGATGATTTGAACGTAAAGGAGGAGATTTAAATGGGGCTGCCAACTTTACCAGTAGCTGAATGGGTTGATGCCCTAGTGACCTGGATTGTCACGAATTTCGGTGGTTTTTTCAATTTGGTCAGTAACATAACTGAATCCTTCTTAACCAGCCTTGAAAAAGTATTGGGTTTAGGTCCGTCTTGGGTACTCATTATTTTGCTAACATTATTAGCGTTTTACACAAGCCGGTGGACAGTTGGACTCTTTACACTTATAGGGTTATTATTAATCGAAAATTTCGGATTATGGGATGCAATGGTAAGTACGCTTGCCTTAGTACTTGCGTCTGTTGTCATAACGATTATATTAGGAATCCCGCTTGGTATATGGGCTTCCCACAATGATAAAGTAAAGCAAATCGTAACACCAATACTGGATTTCATGCAGACAATGCCTGGATTCGTATATCTCATTCCAGCCATCCTCTTTTTTGGAATAGGCGTAGTACCTGGAATTATCGCTTCTGTGATTTTTGCGATACCTCCAACTATACGGTTAACGAATTTAGGTATACGAGAAGTTCCAAAAGACTTAATTGAAGCTTCGAACGCATTTGGCTCGACCTCTTGGCAAAAGCTATCGATGGTGCAGCTGCCGCTTGCTGCTCCAACCATTCTTGCAGGGGTAAACCAAAGTATCATGCTCTCATTATCCATGGTCGTAATTGCTTCATTGGTTGGTGCACCCGGATTAGGTGCGGAAGTCTATCGTGCTGTTACTCAAGTTCAGGTAGGAGAAGGCTTCGTAGCCGGATTATCAATTGTTATCATTGCAATTATTATGGACCGGATTTCTCAAAACTTACGAAAGCCAGCCTACGGGAAAGCCATTTCTAAAGCTTATGTTTACGGGTTTTTTGCCCTCGTAATCGTCGTATCGTTTATTGGTGTTTCGTTCGCCGAAGGGCAAAAAGGAAATGGACCTGCAGGATCAGCAGGTGAAGAGGTGAATTACCAGATCACTGGAATTGATCCAGGCGCCGGACTCATGAAAGCTACAGAAAAAGCGATGGCCGATTATGGTTTGGAAGGCGACTGGACATTAAAAGAAGGTTCTTCGGCTGCGATGACCGCACAACTGCAGAAGGCTTACGATCGTCAGCAGCCAATTATTGTCACAGGCTGGACCCCACACTGGATGTTTAGCAAATACAAATTGAAGTATTTGGAAGATCCAAAAGGTTCATTTGGCGAGAGTGAAGCGATCAATACAATGGTAAGAAAAGGATTGGATCAAGAAGCTCCAGGAGCATACAAAATTCTCGATCAATTCCATTGGGAAGCTTCTGACATGGAAGAAGTCATGAGGGACATTCAAGAAGGAACGAAGCCTGAAGAAGCAGCAAAAAAATGGGTGAAAGACCATCAAGACGCTGTTAAGAAATGGACAGATGGTGCTCAAAAAGGAAACGGCCAGAATATTACGTTAGTCTACGTGGCCTGGGAGTCTGAAATCGCCAGTACCAATATAATTAGTGAGGTACTAAAACAGTCTGGATATAACGCATCAATGAAACAAGTAGAGGCAGGTCCGATGTTTATCAGTGTAGCTAATGGAAGTGCAGACGCTTTAGTTGCTGCATGGCTGCCGACTACCCATGAAGATTATGTTAATAAGTATAAAAACCAATTAGTAGATCTTGGTCCAAACCTGGAAGGTACTAAGCTTGGTCTGACAGTTCCAGAATATATGGATATTGATTCAATTGAAGATCTAAAGAAATAATTAAAAAAGCGTGATGAACTTTCATTCATCACGCTTTTTCACGTTGTATCAGCTATATTTTTTGGATGATGCTGATATTCGTCAAGATTGATTGCGATCTCGCTATTAAATTCAATCCCTTCGCTTTCCAACGCTGATTTTTGGGAGAAAAAGAGTTCATCTTCTTTTATCCCTATTTCCCCTTTCGAATTGATCACGCGATGCCAGGGAAGCTTGTGTTTTTTGCTCATGGAGTGAAGTACTCGAACGACTTGTCTCGCAGCTCTTCGATTTCCAGCCAAAGCCGCAATTTGGCCGTATGTCATTACTTTTCCTGATGGAATTTGTTTAATAATTTCAACAACTCTTAATGTAAAGCCCTCCAAACGACAGACTCCTTTCAATAAAAAAACTCCCAAGCCTAATAAGCGGCCTGTGGAGCTAATAGTCAAATTTATACTTCTTCACAATGTTCTTCAAAGGCAGCTTGGAGCTTATTTACTACTTGCATCGGATCATAGCCTTCAATCTCATGTCTTTCAACCATAGTTACAAGTTTCCCGTCTTTTAATAAGGCAAATGAAGGTGAAGAAGGTGGATACCCTGTAAAATAGCCTCTTGCTTCAGCTGTCGCATCTTTATCCTGTCCTGCGAACACGGTCACCAAATGATCCGGACGTTTATCAAAATGGATTGAATGATGGGCTGCAGGCCTGGCAATCCCTCCTGCGCATCCGCACACTGAATTCACCATAACAAGCGTCGTTCCTTTTTTAGCAAAAGCTTCTTTTACTTCTTCTGGAGTTTTTAGTTCTGTATATCCGGCAGAGACAATTTCCTGTCTTGCTTGTCTGACCACGTCATTCATAAACAAATCGAAATCGATATTATTCAAGCTGACCTCTCCTATTCCATTTCTATTATCTCTCTATCATATCAGGGAACCGAATAAAATCCAAATGACTAAGCTTAGGCTATATTTGTGTTTTTTTGTATACTCCTTAAATATGCAGTTTTTCTCTAATCATGCTATTCATTCACTTGAGACAATGATCCATCATAAAAAAAAGAAGAAAATAAAACCTTATGGAGCTGCTGCATCCTTCGCAGTTGCAGATACGTCATCGTTTAGTTGATGGAATATTGGAAGACAAAAAGCTGTAACTGTTACGATTGTCATCAAACCACCAATGATGAAAAAGAGAATCGGTATACTCCAGGTTTCTGCTACGATACTTCCGAGCATGGCTCCAACAGGCATTCCTGCTTGTGCAAGAAGTATGCGGACTGCAAATACCCTGCCTCGCAAATGATCAGGAACTCTTCTTTGATACAGTGTTGTATTGTGAATATTAAAGGTGATCGCTAAGATTCCATGCAGGACAGTTACTAAAAACGAAACGATAAAATTGGTGCTTATTCCTAATATAATAAACAGGGACCCTTCAAACAGCGCGACCCCTAGCATCACGACACGCCGATTCTTTGGTTCTTTCAAGCTACCCGTTATAACAGCTCCCAGGATCATTCCTAAAGAAAACGCAGAAGTAAACAAGCCGTATTGAATTGAGTTTCCCCCTAAATAATCCGTTACATAAGGCAAAAACATTGGAATCGCTGCGCCGGTACAGAAGTTCATGACCATTAACAACAGGCCGACTCCGAGTAAAACCGGATACATTTTATAAAAGCTTAATCCTTCCTTGAACTGAGAAAACCAACTTTCCTTTTTTTCAAAGTGATGATCCGATTTTGGCAATAAGCAGAGAAAGAACCCTGCACCTGCTAACGTTAACACTAATAGTCCCAGAATAAATCCTGCTCCGGTAAACTGCAGCAGCACACCTCCCAACGCCGGACCAATCAGCATCATTAGTTGATTTGTTCCTTCCAAAAAGGAGTTCCCTTTCATCAAGCGTTCTT
This window of the Bacillus gobiensis genome carries:
- a CDS encoding M20/M25/M40 family metallo-hydrolase, producing the protein MIDEKRLIEEFLELVQIDSETKHEAEICKVLKKKFQDLGLSVIEDDTTSITGHGAGNLICTLEGTTDADAIYFTSHMDTVVPGNGVTPVIEGGYVKTDGKTILGADDKAGLAAMLEAIRVLKEKQIPHGTIQFVITVGEESGLLGAKALDPSLLIAKYGYALDSDGKVGNIIVAAPTQAKVKATIYGKTAHAGVAPEKGISAITVASKAISKMPLGRIDSETTANIGRFEGGTQTNIVCDQVDILAEARSLDAEKMEAQVQKMKNAFEQAAEEMGARAEVNIDIMYPGFKYQDGDLVVEVAKQAAEKIGRSCELLTSGGGSDANVIAGHGIPTVNLAVGYEEIHTKNEKMPIEELVKTAELVVAIAESTVNPR
- a CDS encoding acyl-CoA carboxylase subunit beta is translated as MYDHLTKLYEKRRLAEAGGGEQKIDRQMQKGKLTARERIDFLLDPDSFVELYTFMESRDPGIKTRYPGDGVVTGYGKINGRPVYLFSQDFTVYGGTLGEVHAKKIAAVMDLAASNKTPFIGLNDSGGARIQEGVVSLDGYGQVFYRNVLYSGIIPQISVILGPCAGGAVYSPAMTDFVFMAEKTSNMFITGPKVIEAVTGEHISSESLGGAQVHNSISGNAHFFERTEEKLLEKVKKLLTYLPQHFERKPPSASIIPDENHDRPALSELVPTESCKTYDVRRVIEEIVDIASFMEVQQNFAKNIVIGFARVNGEAAGIIANQPKTLAGSLDIDAADKSARFIRFCDSFNIPLITFEDVTGFFPGIKQEHEGIIRHGAKIIYAYAEATVPKITVILRKAYGGAYVALNSKAIGADFVFSWPNAEIAVMGPEGAASIIYAKEIEQSDDPDGTRTQKIQEYRKQFANPYKAAEAGMIDDIIEPSETRKMLIHALEMLKNKCDMRPLKKHGNIPL
- the prli42 gene encoding stressosome-associated protein Prli42 codes for the protein MQRKAIKIMAIIMAAIMLISTLLTGAALFL
- a CDS encoding aromatic acid exporter family protein produces the protein MFKIGYRTVKTALGTALAIFTAQLLNLHNFASAGIITILCIQVTQKRSLQASWARFAACCIAIILSYLVFEFLGYNPFAIGILILLFIPLTVYTKVKEGVVTSSVIILHLYMSNGITLSLIKNELMLLIIGIIFALVMNLYMPNLEKDLKAYQQKIEDDFAEIFEKIENYLLTGKQDWTGKEIHKTHDHINKAKSLAFRDVENHMMRHENLYYHYFKMREKQFEIIERSLPILTSIPISGEQSKKIAVFIRDLKEHIHPGNTAHKFLRELCEMREEFKDMPLPKTREEFEVRAALFHFIGEMEQYLVIKSYFKGLKPAKKLKDA
- a CDS encoding quaternary amine ABC transporter ATP-binding protein yields the protein MEPKVVVNNVTKVFGKSKRNAIKLLEEGYSKNEILKETGATVGVNKASFEIYPGEIFVVMGLSGSGKSTLIRMLNRLIEPTIGHVLIDNEDIVKMNAQALRDVRRKKISMVFQNFALFPHKTVLENTEHGLVIQKVPAAERKEKARQALEVVGLKGYEDQYPSQLSGGMQQRVGLARALTSDTDILLMDEAFSALDPLIRKDMQSELLEIQETMKKTIIFITHDLDEALRIGDRIALMKDGSVIQIGTPEEIMMNPANEYVEQFIEDVDLSKVLTASHVQKQAERITPDRGPRVALQIMKEQGYSSIFIVDRKQKLLGAITADDASNAVKENKSVEDVMQKDIVTVHEDTLLADVIDALSTSALPLAVVDAENRLKGVIIRGAVIGALAGNKDDLNVKEEI
- a CDS encoding glycine betaine ABC transporter substrate-binding protein, whose translation is MGLPTLPVAEWVDALVTWIVTNFGGFFNLVSNITESFLTSLEKVLGLGPSWVLIILLTLLAFYTSRWTVGLFTLIGLLLIENFGLWDAMVSTLALVLASVVITIILGIPLGIWASHNDKVKQIVTPILDFMQTMPGFVYLIPAILFFGIGVVPGIIASVIFAIPPTIRLTNLGIREVPKDLIEASNAFGSTSWQKLSMVQLPLAAPTILAGVNQSIMLSLSMVVIASLVGAPGLGAEVYRAVTQVQVGEGFVAGLSIVIIAIIMDRISQNLRKPAYGKAISKAYVYGFFALVIVVSFIGVSFAEGQKGNGPAGSAGEEVNYQITGIDPGAGLMKATEKAMADYGLEGDWTLKEGSSAAMTAQLQKAYDRQQPIIVTGWTPHWMFSKYKLKYLEDPKGSFGESEAINTMVRKGLDQEAPGAYKILDQFHWEASDMEEVMRDIQEGTKPEEAAKKWVKDHQDAVKKWTDGAQKGNGQNITLVYVAWESEIASTNIISEVLKQSGYNASMKQVEAGPMFISVANGSADALVAAWLPTTHEDYVNKYKNQLVDLGPNLEGTKLGLTVPEYMDIDSIEDLKK
- a CDS encoding MGMT family protein; this translates as MEGFTLRVVEIIKQIPSGKVMTYGQIAALAGNRRAARQVVRVLHSMSKKHKLPWHRVINSKGEIGIKEDELFFSQKSALESEGIEFNSEIAINLDEYQHHPKNIADTT
- a CDS encoding BrxA/BrxB family bacilliredoxin; this translates as MNDVVRQARQEIVSAGYTELKTPEEVKEAFAKKGTTLVMVNSVCGCAGGIARPAAHHSIHFDKRPDHLVTVFAGQDKDATAEARGYFTGYPPSSPSFALLKDGKLVTMVERHEIEGYDPMQVVNKLQAAFEEHCEEV
- a CDS encoding MFS transporter; this translates as MKELFKTRSFLWIWLGQAASALGGTFAVFIMSWLVYDLTGSKIAMGSIWVFFMIPSLLTQLLSGPYLDRWDRRSVMVFSEWLRAGVFLAGALLYFTNLLTLWHMYAIAVLMGIAEPLFRPASMAYVAQVLPKERLMKGNSFLEGTNQLMMLIGPALGGVLLQFTGAGFILGLLVLTLAGAGFFLCLLPKSDHHFEKKESWFSQFKEGLSFYKMYPVLLGVGLLLMVMNFCTGAAIPMFLPYVTDYLGGNSIQYGLFTSAFSLGMILGAVITGSLKEPKNRRVVMLGVALFEGSLFIILGISTNFIVSFLVTVLHGILAITFNIHNTTLYQRRVPDHLRGRVFAVRILLAQAGMPVGAMLGSIVAETWSIPILFFIIGGLMTIVTVTAFCLPIFHQLNDDVSATAKDAAAP